The following proteins are co-located in the Bubalus bubalis isolate 160015118507 breed Murrah chromosome 21, NDDB_SH_1, whole genome shotgun sequence genome:
- the CDC25A gene encoding M-phase inducer phosphatase 1 isoform X3 — protein MELGPEPPHRRRLLFACSPPPAPQPVVKALFGTPAAGGLSPVTNLTVTMDQLQGLGSEYEQPMEVKNSSLQRMGSSESTDSGFCLDSPGPLDSKENLENPMRRINSLPQKLLGCSPALKRSHSDSLDHDVFQLIDQDENKENLSSNERDGNEPGNSIPFMPQSPVTPTLSDEDDGFMDLLDGDNLKNDEETPSCMASLWTAPLVMRRTSNLGNRCKLFDSPSASCSSTIRSMLKRPDRSLEESPGGSRKRRKSVAGASPEEAASPEKPQEILHHQSLSLASSPKGTIENILDNDPRDLIGDFSKGYLFHTVAGKHQDLKYISPEIITSVLNGKFANLIKEFVIIDCRYPYEYEGGHIKGAVNLHMEEEVEEFLLKKPIVPTDGKRVIVVFHCEFSSERGPRMCRYVRERDRLSNEYPKLHYPELYVLKGGYKEFFLKCQSHCEPPSYRPMHHEDFKEDLKKFRTKSRTWAGEKSKREMYSRLKKL, from the exons ATGGAACTGGGCCCGGAGCCCCCGCACCGCCGCCGCCTGCTCTTCGCCTGCAGCCCCCCGCCCGCACCGCAGCCCGTCGTGAAGGCACTGTTCGGCACGCCAGCCGCCGGGGGCCTGTCGCCTGTCACCAACCTGACGGTCACCATGGACCAGCTGCAGGGACTGGGCAG TGAGTATGAACAACCCATGGAGGTGAAAAACAGCAGTCTGCAGAGAATGGGCTCCTCCGAATCAACTGATTCAG GCTTCTGTCTGGATTCTCCTGGGCCCTTGGATAGTAAAGAAAA ccttgaaaatcccatgaggAGAATAAATTCCCTACCT CAGAAGCTCTTGGGGTGTAGCCCAGCTCTGAAGAGGAGCCATTCTGATTCTCTTGACCATGATGTCTTTCAGCTGATTGACCAGGATGAGAACAAGGAAAAT CTTTCCTCaaatgaaagagatggcaatGAACCAGGGAATTCCATTCCTTTTATGCCCCAGTCACCTGTGACTCCCACTTTGTCTGATGAGGATGATGGCTTCATGGATCTTCTTGATGGAGACAATTTGAAG aaTGATGAAGAGACCCCGTCCTGCATGGCCAGCCTCTGGACAGCTCCCCTTGTCATGAGAAGAACTAGTAACCTA ggcAATCGCTGCAAGCTGTTTGACTCCCCTTCAGCGTCGTGTAGCTCTACCATCCGGTCAATGTTGAAAAGACCAGACCGATCACTAGAGGAGTCCCCAGGTGGAAGCAGGAAGCGGAGGAAAAGCGTGGCTGGGGCCAGTCCGGAAGAGGCAGCTAGtccagagaagccccaggag ATTCTACATCATCAGTCTTTATCCCTAGCATCTTCCCCAAAAGGGACCATTGAGAACATTTTGGATAATGACCCAAGGGACCTTATAGGAGACTTCTCCAAG GGTTACCTCTTTCATACTGTTGCTGGAAAGCATCAGGATTTAAAATACATCTCTCCAGAAATT ATTACATCTGTTTTGAATGGCAAGTTTGCCAACCTCATTAAAGAGTTTGTCATCATCGACTGCCGATACCCATATGAGTATGAGGGAGGCCACATCAAG GGTGCAGTGAACTTGCACATGGAAGAGGAGGTTGAAGAGTTCTTACTGAAGAAGCCTATCGTACCTACGGATGGCAAGCGTGTTATCGTGGTGTTCCACTGCGAGTTCTCTTCTGAGCGCGGCCCTCGCAT GTGCCGATACGTGAGAGAGAGGGATCGGCTCAGTAACGAGTACCCCAAACTACACTACCCAGAGCTGTATGTCCTGAAGGGCGGATACAAGGAGTTCTTCCTGAAATGCCAG TCTCACTGCGAGCCCCCCAGCTACCGGCCCATGCACCACGAGGACTTTAAAGAAGACCTGAAGAAATTCCGCACCAAGAGCCGGACCTGGGCTGGGGAGAAAAGCAAGAGGGAGATGTACAGCCGCCTGAAGAAGCTCTGA
- the CDC25A gene encoding M-phase inducer phosphatase 1 isoform X4 produces the protein MELGPEPPHRRRLLFACSPPPAPQPVVKALFGTPAAGGLSPVTNLTVTMDQLQGLGSEYEQPMEVKNSSLQRMGSSESTDSGFCLDSPGPLDSKENLENPMRRINSLPKLLGCSPALKRSHSDSLDHDVFQLIDQDENKENLSSNERDGNEPGNSIPFMPQSPVTPTLSDEDDGFMDLLDGDNLKNDEETPSCMASLWTAPLVMRRTSNLGNRCKLFDSPSASCSSTIRSMLKRPDRSLEESPGGSRKRRKSVAGASPEEAASPEKPQEILHHQSLSLASSPKGTIENILDNDPRDLIGDFSKGYLFHTVAGKHQDLKYISPEIITSVLNGKFANLIKEFVIIDCRYPYEYEGGHIKGAVNLHMEEEVEEFLLKKPIVPTDGKRVIVVFHCEFSSERGPRMCRYVRERDRLSNEYPKLHYPELYVLKGGYKEFFLKCQSHCEPPSYRPMHHEDFKEDLKKFRTKSRTWAGEKSKREMYSRLKKL, from the exons ATGGAACTGGGCCCGGAGCCCCCGCACCGCCGCCGCCTGCTCTTCGCCTGCAGCCCCCCGCCCGCACCGCAGCCCGTCGTGAAGGCACTGTTCGGCACGCCAGCCGCCGGGGGCCTGTCGCCTGTCACCAACCTGACGGTCACCATGGACCAGCTGCAGGGACTGGGCAG TGAGTATGAACAACCCATGGAGGTGAAAAACAGCAGTCTGCAGAGAATGGGCTCCTCCGAATCAACTGATTCAG GCTTCTGTCTGGATTCTCCTGGGCCCTTGGATAGTAAAGAAAA ccttgaaaatcccatgaggAGAATAAATTCCCTACCT AAGCTCTTGGGGTGTAGCCCAGCTCTGAAGAGGAGCCATTCTGATTCTCTTGACCATGATGTCTTTCAGCTGATTGACCAGGATGAGAACAAGGAAAAT CTTTCCTCaaatgaaagagatggcaatGAACCAGGGAATTCCATTCCTTTTATGCCCCAGTCACCTGTGACTCCCACTTTGTCTGATGAGGATGATGGCTTCATGGATCTTCTTGATGGAGACAATTTGAAG aaTGATGAAGAGACCCCGTCCTGCATGGCCAGCCTCTGGACAGCTCCCCTTGTCATGAGAAGAACTAGTAACCTA ggcAATCGCTGCAAGCTGTTTGACTCCCCTTCAGCGTCGTGTAGCTCTACCATCCGGTCAATGTTGAAAAGACCAGACCGATCACTAGAGGAGTCCCCAGGTGGAAGCAGGAAGCGGAGGAAAAGCGTGGCTGGGGCCAGTCCGGAAGAGGCAGCTAGtccagagaagccccaggag ATTCTACATCATCAGTCTTTATCCCTAGCATCTTCCCCAAAAGGGACCATTGAGAACATTTTGGATAATGACCCAAGGGACCTTATAGGAGACTTCTCCAAG GGTTACCTCTTTCATACTGTTGCTGGAAAGCATCAGGATTTAAAATACATCTCTCCAGAAATT ATTACATCTGTTTTGAATGGCAAGTTTGCCAACCTCATTAAAGAGTTTGTCATCATCGACTGCCGATACCCATATGAGTATGAGGGAGGCCACATCAAG GGTGCAGTGAACTTGCACATGGAAGAGGAGGTTGAAGAGTTCTTACTGAAGAAGCCTATCGTACCTACGGATGGCAAGCGTGTTATCGTGGTGTTCCACTGCGAGTTCTCTTCTGAGCGCGGCCCTCGCAT GTGCCGATACGTGAGAGAGAGGGATCGGCTCAGTAACGAGTACCCCAAACTACACTACCCAGAGCTGTATGTCCTGAAGGGCGGATACAAGGAGTTCTTCCTGAAATGCCAG TCTCACTGCGAGCCCCCCAGCTACCGGCCCATGCACCACGAGGACTTTAAAGAAGACCTGAAGAAATTCCGCACCAAGAGCCGGACCTGGGCTGGGGAGAAAAGCAAGAGGGAGATGTACAGCCGCCTGAAGAAGCTCTGA
- the CDC25A gene encoding M-phase inducer phosphatase 1 isoform X2 has translation MELGPEPPHRRRLLFACSPPPAPQPVVKALFGTPAAGGLSPVTNLTVTMDQLQGLGSEYEQPMEVKNSSLQRMGSSESTDSGFCLDSPGPLDSKENLENPMRRINSLPKLLGCSPALKRSHSDSLDHDVFQLIDQDENKENQVFEFKKPIRPASRGCLHVHGLEEGKDLFTQRQNSAPARMLSSNERDGNEPGNSIPFMPQSPVTPTLSDEDDGFMDLLDGDNLKNDEETPSCMASLWTAPLVMRRTSNLGNRCKLFDSPSASCSSTIRSMLKRPDRSLEESPGGSRKRRKSVAGASPEEAASPEKPQEILHHQSLSLASSPKGTIENILDNDPRDLIGDFSKGYLFHTVAGKHQDLKYISPEIITSVLNGKFANLIKEFVIIDCRYPYEYEGGHIKGAVNLHMEEEVEEFLLKKPIVPTDGKRVIVVFHCEFSSERGPRMCRYVRERDRLSNEYPKLHYPELYVLKGGYKEFFLKCQSHCEPPSYRPMHHEDFKEDLKKFRTKSRTWAGEKSKREMYSRLKKL, from the exons ATGGAACTGGGCCCGGAGCCCCCGCACCGCCGCCGCCTGCTCTTCGCCTGCAGCCCCCCGCCCGCACCGCAGCCCGTCGTGAAGGCACTGTTCGGCACGCCAGCCGCCGGGGGCCTGTCGCCTGTCACCAACCTGACGGTCACCATGGACCAGCTGCAGGGACTGGGCAG TGAGTATGAACAACCCATGGAGGTGAAAAACAGCAGTCTGCAGAGAATGGGCTCCTCCGAATCAACTGATTCAG GCTTCTGTCTGGATTCTCCTGGGCCCTTGGATAGTAAAGAAAA ccttgaaaatcccatgaggAGAATAAATTCCCTACCT AAGCTCTTGGGGTGTAGCCCAGCTCTGAAGAGGAGCCATTCTGATTCTCTTGACCATGATGTCTTTCAGCTGATTGACCAGGATGAGAACAAGGAAAAT CAAGTCTTTGAGTTTAAGAAGCCAATAAGACCTGCATCTCGAGGCTGCCtacatgttcatggactggaggAGGGTAAAGATCTCTTCACACAGAGGCAGAACTCCGCCCCAGCTCGGATG CTTTCCTCaaatgaaagagatggcaatGAACCAGGGAATTCCATTCCTTTTATGCCCCAGTCACCTGTGACTCCCACTTTGTCTGATGAGGATGATGGCTTCATGGATCTTCTTGATGGAGACAATTTGAAG aaTGATGAAGAGACCCCGTCCTGCATGGCCAGCCTCTGGACAGCTCCCCTTGTCATGAGAAGAACTAGTAACCTA ggcAATCGCTGCAAGCTGTTTGACTCCCCTTCAGCGTCGTGTAGCTCTACCATCCGGTCAATGTTGAAAAGACCAGACCGATCACTAGAGGAGTCCCCAGGTGGAAGCAGGAAGCGGAGGAAAAGCGTGGCTGGGGCCAGTCCGGAAGAGGCAGCTAGtccagagaagccccaggag ATTCTACATCATCAGTCTTTATCCCTAGCATCTTCCCCAAAAGGGACCATTGAGAACATTTTGGATAATGACCCAAGGGACCTTATAGGAGACTTCTCCAAG GGTTACCTCTTTCATACTGTTGCTGGAAAGCATCAGGATTTAAAATACATCTCTCCAGAAATT ATTACATCTGTTTTGAATGGCAAGTTTGCCAACCTCATTAAAGAGTTTGTCATCATCGACTGCCGATACCCATATGAGTATGAGGGAGGCCACATCAAG GGTGCAGTGAACTTGCACATGGAAGAGGAGGTTGAAGAGTTCTTACTGAAGAAGCCTATCGTACCTACGGATGGCAAGCGTGTTATCGTGGTGTTCCACTGCGAGTTCTCTTCTGAGCGCGGCCCTCGCAT GTGCCGATACGTGAGAGAGAGGGATCGGCTCAGTAACGAGTACCCCAAACTACACTACCCAGAGCTGTATGTCCTGAAGGGCGGATACAAGGAGTTCTTCCTGAAATGCCAG TCTCACTGCGAGCCCCCCAGCTACCGGCCCATGCACCACGAGGACTTTAAAGAAGACCTGAAGAAATTCCGCACCAAGAGCCGGACCTGGGCTGGGGAGAAAAGCAAGAGGGAGATGTACAGCCGCCTGAAGAAGCTCTGA
- the CDC25A gene encoding M-phase inducer phosphatase 1 isoform X1 — MELGPEPPHRRRLLFACSPPPAPQPVVKALFGTPAAGGLSPVTNLTVTMDQLQGLGSEYEQPMEVKNSSLQRMGSSESTDSGFCLDSPGPLDSKENLENPMRRINSLPQKLLGCSPALKRSHSDSLDHDVFQLIDQDENKENQVFEFKKPIRPASRGCLHVHGLEEGKDLFTQRQNSAPARMLSSNERDGNEPGNSIPFMPQSPVTPTLSDEDDGFMDLLDGDNLKNDEETPSCMASLWTAPLVMRRTSNLGNRCKLFDSPSASCSSTIRSMLKRPDRSLEESPGGSRKRRKSVAGASPEEAASPEKPQEILHHQSLSLASSPKGTIENILDNDPRDLIGDFSKGYLFHTVAGKHQDLKYISPEIITSVLNGKFANLIKEFVIIDCRYPYEYEGGHIKGAVNLHMEEEVEEFLLKKPIVPTDGKRVIVVFHCEFSSERGPRMCRYVRERDRLSNEYPKLHYPELYVLKGGYKEFFLKCQSHCEPPSYRPMHHEDFKEDLKKFRTKSRTWAGEKSKREMYSRLKKL; from the exons ATGGAACTGGGCCCGGAGCCCCCGCACCGCCGCCGCCTGCTCTTCGCCTGCAGCCCCCCGCCCGCACCGCAGCCCGTCGTGAAGGCACTGTTCGGCACGCCAGCCGCCGGGGGCCTGTCGCCTGTCACCAACCTGACGGTCACCATGGACCAGCTGCAGGGACTGGGCAG TGAGTATGAACAACCCATGGAGGTGAAAAACAGCAGTCTGCAGAGAATGGGCTCCTCCGAATCAACTGATTCAG GCTTCTGTCTGGATTCTCCTGGGCCCTTGGATAGTAAAGAAAA ccttgaaaatcccatgaggAGAATAAATTCCCTACCT CAGAAGCTCTTGGGGTGTAGCCCAGCTCTGAAGAGGAGCCATTCTGATTCTCTTGACCATGATGTCTTTCAGCTGATTGACCAGGATGAGAACAAGGAAAAT CAAGTCTTTGAGTTTAAGAAGCCAATAAGACCTGCATCTCGAGGCTGCCtacatgttcatggactggaggAGGGTAAAGATCTCTTCACACAGAGGCAGAACTCCGCCCCAGCTCGGATG CTTTCCTCaaatgaaagagatggcaatGAACCAGGGAATTCCATTCCTTTTATGCCCCAGTCACCTGTGACTCCCACTTTGTCTGATGAGGATGATGGCTTCATGGATCTTCTTGATGGAGACAATTTGAAG aaTGATGAAGAGACCCCGTCCTGCATGGCCAGCCTCTGGACAGCTCCCCTTGTCATGAGAAGAACTAGTAACCTA ggcAATCGCTGCAAGCTGTTTGACTCCCCTTCAGCGTCGTGTAGCTCTACCATCCGGTCAATGTTGAAAAGACCAGACCGATCACTAGAGGAGTCCCCAGGTGGAAGCAGGAAGCGGAGGAAAAGCGTGGCTGGGGCCAGTCCGGAAGAGGCAGCTAGtccagagaagccccaggag ATTCTACATCATCAGTCTTTATCCCTAGCATCTTCCCCAAAAGGGACCATTGAGAACATTTTGGATAATGACCCAAGGGACCTTATAGGAGACTTCTCCAAG GGTTACCTCTTTCATACTGTTGCTGGAAAGCATCAGGATTTAAAATACATCTCTCCAGAAATT ATTACATCTGTTTTGAATGGCAAGTTTGCCAACCTCATTAAAGAGTTTGTCATCATCGACTGCCGATACCCATATGAGTATGAGGGAGGCCACATCAAG GGTGCAGTGAACTTGCACATGGAAGAGGAGGTTGAAGAGTTCTTACTGAAGAAGCCTATCGTACCTACGGATGGCAAGCGTGTTATCGTGGTGTTCCACTGCGAGTTCTCTTCTGAGCGCGGCCCTCGCAT GTGCCGATACGTGAGAGAGAGGGATCGGCTCAGTAACGAGTACCCCAAACTACACTACCCAGAGCTGTATGTCCTGAAGGGCGGATACAAGGAGTTCTTCCTGAAATGCCAG TCTCACTGCGAGCCCCCCAGCTACCGGCCCATGCACCACGAGGACTTTAAAGAAGACCTGAAGAAATTCCGCACCAAGAGCCGGACCTGGGCTGGGGAGAAAAGCAAGAGGGAGATGTACAGCCGCCTGAAGAAGCTCTGA